ATCTGAATTGTGAATCAATTGGAGACTTTTTATGTGACAAAGAAGGTATTATACCATGTCTTCTATCTTGTTATTGCAACAATATCATGTCCTGTCATTTGAGCTATTTCTCATGATTAAAATTTCTTGTAACAGATGTTCACACTAGTCCACACAAGAAAAGGAATGGGAGGAGTATCACTAGAATGGAGGCTGTATTTGCAAGGACACCTGACATGCCAAAAATCATAATTACCCTTAATGAATATGGTCAGCCTGTAGGGAATAATTATAGGCAACTTTCTAGAGTTATTGGTTGCCTGGTGAGGAAGAAATTATCAGTTCATTGTTCTGATTGGAGGCTTATTGATGCTGAAGAAAAGAATGCAGTTTGGGATGAAGTACATGTAAATTTATGCTAGAATAGTATGCTATTTTTTATTGATGCCAAAAAAATAACTCAATCAAATGTCAATTTATTTATGCTAGAACAGTATGTTGTTTTTACACAGCAATCATCTAGAttatattatagaacatgtgatATGGTTATCTACTAGAACAATATGTCACTATTTATCTGCTAGAGCAGTATGTTGTTTTCTTGTGTACAACTGAGTTTGTACTTTTCCATGAAAAAACAGAAATTCTATGATATAGATGATGCTGGTAAGAATTGGTTTTTAATCACTGTTGCAAGGAAGTGGAAGGAATTGAAGGCAACCCTAAAGGAGCAGTATTTTAATGAGAACTTAACAGAtgaggaattgaagaaaagaCACGGTGATAGAGTTAATGATGAGGATTGGAAGTTTCTCATAAATGATTGGAAGTCTCCTAAATGTGATGTATGGCTAATCTTATTATATACATACGTAACTTGTATTGTTCAATATCTTTGCATAATGTAACAATTTCTATCTTAGGTTCAGACGCAAATTGCCAAAGCGAACCGTGCTAAGTTGGAGATACATCATACAACGGGCACTAAGAGTTTTGCTTGTTCTAGACATGAAATGGTACATACTACATAGAACTATAATTACTTATTTCCCATTGTGTCTTATATAGGTGCTTTGTGTAGATTTTTTATGCTAAAAGCTAAAACACTTATAGGTTGATGAACTTGGATGCCCTCCTCGAAGGGATGAACTCTATATCAAAACTCATACAAGAAAAAATGGTGTTGCAATAAGGAATGCAGAACCAATAATTGTAAGTTATTCATGTATGATTGCTGAATTATAGTATGTAATCTTTATGGAATGTAAATATTGACATTTCATTTATGTAGAGCAAACTTAAAGCAACTGTTGAGGCCTGTCCAGAGTTGACAGAAAGAACAATTCAACAAGGTGATGTATTTGCTGCTGCTTTATTCAACAAGGTGACTTAAATGCAAATGATGGAGAACAGGTTTGCACAAGAATGGCGAAATACATAAGTAATGTCACAGAATGGATCTAATTCACAACGTGTGGTATATACTACTATAACAATACATCAGCTAGTTGTTTGGCCTCTTAATACCTTGTGCAGATTTATCTCATTATCTTTTCCATTTTGTTTGTAGAGCCCAAGATCTACAGAACATGTTCATGAGGCATATCATGATGCTCATTTTCAAGAAGATGAAGCTTACGAAGATAATGAGAGCAATGATGCCATTGATGTGGGTGAAAACTTGCTTGTGGATAGCCGTACTGTAGCCCCAACTATGCAAAGCCCTTCCAATGCCGCCCTTGTAATGCAGCCCCGTGCAGCCCCATCCTCTCAATATAGCCCTACCAATCTATTCCCAGTAGTGCATCCCAATGTAGCCTCACAAGTCCAGTCTCATCAGTGTAGCCTCACCAATGCAGCCCCTACAATGTAGCCCCATGCAGCCCAGCCATCACAGCCTCAAACAGCTAAACCAGCACAACCCTAGGCAGCCAAACCAGCACATATTAAGGTAGCCAAACTAGCACAACCCTAGGCAACCAAACTAGCACAGGCAATGAATGTAAATGCCCCTAGCTCTCATTCACATGAAGAACATGTAATGCTCTCATCCATGCTACAAAGTTTCTTATCATAATTGCATTATTTGCTTTATCATTAATTTAATTCTCATAGATGCATTACTTGATTTAGATTGGAAGGGATGTGATATTATATGAAGTAGTCAGATCTGATACAGTTGTGGCTAGGGGAACAATTATTTCAGTAAATCCTAAAACCACTCTTGGAGGTGTAGCTCTTGGAAAGCATTATTGTGAAGTTGTTGTGAATGTTGTGATCAAAAGGGATACAATTCTGCCTCTCCCTTATACTGGTGTGGAGAAGATGGCTGACGCTCTTAAGTTGCCAATTGCATGGCCATACAATAGAGTAATAAACTGGCCTAGTCATTGTTTCCTGTTTTCTCATATGTGATTAGTGACCAGACTTCTAACTATTGATATTTGTGATAGATGAAGGTTAGCAAGGCATCAACAACCAATCATGGTACTTCAGGTATGTTTCTCCTCTGAGTGACTTAAGTTTATTTcagctgatttccaaactatagAGTGTTGACAATAGATTAAAAGCACTAAAATCTAAGTAGTTTCCTGTAAGATCTAGCTATTAATCCATTATATGTCTATTTTAGAAGTAGTAAAATCATAATTAAATTTGGTAAATATTGGAAAGCAGAATTCCACTTGAGTAGTACAAATATTATTCCAGTAGCATATGCTTGCAAAACACCAGCTAGGAGGCCAAATATGGTCTGTGTGGTTAGTCAACCAAAACAGGGGATAGTAAATGTTCAGGCCTTCAGGGTCACCTTATAGAATTAACCTAGCATCTCATATTCATCTGAACATTGCCAATAATTTACTACATGCAAAGGCTAACAAGAAGCTACTAATCTTGCAAGTGGTGCTCCACTTCAGGGTCACCTTATAGAATTAACCTATCATCTCATATTCATCTGAACATTGCCAATAATTTACTACATGCAAAGGCTGACAAGAAGCTACTAATCTTGCAAGTGGTGTTCCACTTCATATTCCAGGAAAACACCATAAAAGTCAATATCCCATATTATCATGCTCCTCAAACTGTTTTCTCCTTCAAGATGCATTTTCAAACTTCACTTCCAATCACTAAGGCCTCAGAAAACAAATAGTGTCCATGAAAAGAAACTGGAGGCTAAACTCCCTTCTACTCAGAAGATCAAATGAACAAGATCAATCTTCCCTCTATAGGTATTTTTTAACCATTTATGAAACAGATATAGTAGAATGGTTTATCTTAACCTGTGTTAACTTATGTCAGATAAATGAATGGAAAATGTTTAGTTGTCGTTTGTCAACAAGAATAACCCTCTTGCCTCCTATTACAACTTGATTTTCAAATATGGTCATGACACGTTCTAACAACAAACGTCAAATATGTTTTATCATTTCTTGCAACAGAGACTACAAAAATCTAGATGATTTTAATATTCGTTTTTGACTTAGATTTAGTCGATGCAGAGATGTATTGTAGCTTTATGTAATTCTGTTCTATTAACAAATGTCACCCTGACTTTGTTCAGCTAGGAGGACCTAGAGGTTGTGAGATGTTGGATAATGTCAACAACAAGATAAATCGAAATACTCACCGATGATATTTTGTTTGAGTAATTGGAGTTGAGGCATTTTGTAGTGAACTAATTAGATTGTCCAAGCCAACATATGACATGTGGCTGCCATTTGACCATGCTAGCTAGGTTGCCTATGTACTTTTTCTTTTGTAAAGATGTACAACTGTACAAGTGCAAATGTTGGCTTCAATGAAACTTGAGATATGTTTATCTAACCACATGCGATTGATGAGTAACATGAATTGCTATGGATTATTATGCGGTTAATGAGTAATGTggattggtgtggatgttgaaTAGGTTTGAAATTATATGGTAAAtgtaaattaattatatataatCACGTCAGTTCATAGCGATGGATTGTTGGTCGATAAAAAGATATATACCATCAAACCATT
This DNA window, taken from Miscanthus floridulus cultivar M001 chromosome 13, ASM1932011v1, whole genome shotgun sequence, encodes the following:
- the LOC136501893 gene encoding uncharacterized protein, with product MEAVFARTPDMPKIIITLNEYGQPVGNNYRQLSRVIGCLVRKKLSVHCSDWRLIDAEEKNAVWDEVHVQTQIAKANRAKLEIHHTTGTKSFACSRHEMVDELGCPPRRDELYIKTHTRKNGVAIRNAEPIISKLKATVEACPELTERTIQQGDVFAAALFNKSPRSTEHVHEAYHDAHFQEDEAYEDNESNDAIDIGRDVILYEVVRSDTVVARGTIISVNPKTTLGGVALGKHYCEVVVNVVIKRDTILPLPYTGVEKMADALKLPIAWPYNRMKVSKASTTNHGTSGMFLL